In Amycolatopsis coloradensis, one genomic interval encodes:
- a CDS encoding ABC transporter substrate-binding protein, whose amino-acid sequence MTRVLAGLTALVLLLSGCSSAPEAGGPIKLTVATFGEFGYEKLFDDYEKSHPGITVEGRVADFETHHRQLATGLGAGRGSADVVAIEEQYLPKFRQSTDKFTDLSEFGAQGLREQWPAWKWDQGTAESGKFVMGLGTDMGSLALCYRRDLFANAGLPSDRDQVAALWPTWEKFAETGERFSAKAPDGVKFADSAGTVYTAMLNQAQENYFSKDERFIADTNPNVRKAFELAGGMALKKETAAVTTFTQPWTVAIKQSRFAAITCPAWMLTQIEEAGGPELAGKWDVTSVPGKAGNWGGSFLTVPKQGAHRKEAYDLAVWLTAPEQQKRIFLESGLLPSALGAYQDTAVLSHTSQYFSGAPIGKIFAASAEALRPNYRGLRDGEVRPVYGHALGRVEEGKQSLDQAWSQAATEGRAAAAN is encoded by the coding sequence ATGACCCGCGTACTGGCCGGATTGACGGCACTCGTGCTGCTGCTCAGCGGCTGTTCGAGCGCACCGGAAGCCGGCGGCCCGATCAAGCTCACCGTCGCCACCTTCGGCGAGTTCGGATACGAAAAGCTCTTCGACGACTACGAGAAGTCCCATCCGGGGATCACCGTCGAGGGCCGGGTCGCGGACTTCGAGACGCATCACCGCCAGCTCGCCACCGGGCTCGGCGCCGGACGCGGCAGCGCGGACGTGGTGGCGATCGAAGAGCAGTACCTCCCCAAGTTCCGCCAATCCACGGACAAGTTCACCGATCTCTCCGAGTTCGGCGCGCAGGGTCTCCGCGAGCAGTGGCCTGCCTGGAAATGGGACCAGGGCACCGCCGAAAGCGGTAAGTTCGTCATGGGCCTCGGCACCGACATGGGCAGCCTCGCCCTCTGCTACCGGCGCGACCTGTTCGCGAACGCGGGCCTGCCGTCCGACCGCGACCAGGTGGCCGCGCTGTGGCCGACGTGGGAGAAGTTCGCGGAAACCGGCGAGCGGTTCAGCGCCAAGGCGCCGGACGGCGTCAAGTTCGCCGACTCGGCGGGCACCGTCTACACGGCGATGCTCAACCAGGCGCAGGAGAACTACTTCTCCAAGGACGAGCGGTTCATCGCCGACACGAACCCCAACGTGCGCAAGGCCTTCGAGCTGGCGGGCGGGATGGCACTGAAGAAGGAGACCGCCGCGGTCACCACCTTCACCCAGCCGTGGACGGTGGCGATCAAGCAGAGCCGGTTCGCCGCCATCACCTGTCCCGCGTGGATGCTCACCCAGATCGAAGAGGCGGGCGGACCGGAGCTCGCGGGCAAATGGGACGTCACCTCGGTTCCGGGCAAGGCCGGCAACTGGGGCGGCTCGTTCCTGACCGTCCCGAAGCAGGGCGCGCACCGCAAGGAAGCCTACGACCTCGCCGTCTGGCTCACCGCGCCCGAACAGCAGAAGCGGATCTTCCTGGAAAGCGGGCTGCTGCCGAGCGCGCTGGGCGCGTACCAGGACACCGCCGTGCTTTCCCACACCAGTCAGTACTTCAGCGGCGCGCCGATCGGCAAGATCTTCGCGGCCTCCGCCGAGGCCCTGCGGCCGAACTACCGCGGGCTGCGCGACGGCGAGGTACGGCCGGTGTACGGGCACGCGCTCGGCCGTGTCGAAGAGGGGAAGCAATCGCTCGATCAGGCGTGGAGCCAGGCCGCGACCGAAGGCCGCGCCGCGGCCGCCAACTGA
- a CDS encoding BTAD domain-containing putative transcriptional regulator, with protein MTNGLRVELLGPPRAWLDDVELKLGPARQRAVFATLAARRGQAISLGELISDVWGESAPTSAIGSVHTYVSGLRGAIRKAGGDAHEVLSSSGSSYVLRLDREALDVSRFEQDAAAAWRLLAHTDQRGAAARLTTALGLWRGEAYSGVPGPFAEAERVRLTELQLTATELRATALLGIGDHREVVAELTALVQRHPLRESLHETLMRALHASGRQIEALSAYREARRILRDELGVEPGAPLRDLHQRILDGSEKPVTRPKPVPVRVVPPPVAKAIERGGQGRLPGRARQVERLDGFVTDVLAGRGRPVWLEGEPGIGKSELLIAGLAGAAARGCQLAWTAADELRQRFPLQVIMECLGVHHGAADPAKAKLAGELHAEPAHGNWGPADPILSTVDKLLALVDETCAAGPLVLVIDDLHWADEASVLLWQRLAAATRQLPLLLVAATRTGHGRRDLAQLRRGVEARDGEIMPVEVLTDDDIAAVFEVVLEAKLGPSLRPLVRRAAGNPLYAREIAHDLVRTGSLRIKDGVAEVTLDGTENAPRSLLAAVARTLECLDPGTTEILRTASLLGAEFAVEDLAALADKGPLEVLRELEPATTAGVIEYAGDKLAFHHPFQRQALYGAIAEPIRAALHRRAAESLARAGAPIKRVAEQLAAGPVPFDPWLAGWLTANHVAVSNRAPHIAADLLRGALDSTVPTREQRETLIAALVRVLFRLELAPEAEAEQAVKTVTDKADLAQMRHFLAALRYRRGDTPGAIEALADTADDPSMPELWRTSTRTLLANFRRGTLADLDETERIARGLHAEAAEAGERYPAAHAQQTLWLVHSIRREHDRALTAIDAALETTGDEADLATLRFDLLDNRLFTLQNLDRLAEADATLHAGYETAARHGLPTGPQVSAAVHYYWTGRWDEALAELDSVTEDGPAITFYGVREPGAAALLLHGVAALIAGHRDERVAVRAHLEAAEAHSPSNSSERESCDFYLAAQAMAAEQRGELDDALRLFAPVLRPDYARMMLRHQWLPDVVRVALAAGNDAVAQEALAVCAEEASQETVPARAAAAALRCRSMIDGDPEGMLAAADHYREVRRPIELAAALEDAAELLGRAGYLEAATRSLTEACEVLGNVGATWSIRRAESRLRRFGVLSRAERSPRHSGALSPLELRVARLVAAKLSNPEIAAELSLPRRTVQSLVSRVLTKLHADSRLTVGDQLPRRLA; from the coding sequence GTGACGAACGGGCTGCGCGTCGAGCTGCTCGGACCGCCTCGTGCCTGGCTCGACGACGTCGAGCTGAAGCTCGGGCCCGCCCGGCAGCGCGCGGTCTTCGCCACCCTGGCGGCGCGCCGCGGCCAGGCGATCTCCCTCGGTGAACTGATCTCGGACGTCTGGGGCGAGTCGGCGCCCACCAGCGCCATCGGCAGCGTCCACACCTACGTCTCCGGTCTGCGCGGCGCGATCCGCAAGGCGGGCGGTGACGCGCACGAGGTGCTGAGTTCGTCCGGGTCGAGTTACGTACTGCGGCTGGACAGGGAAGCGCTCGACGTCAGCCGGTTCGAACAGGACGCGGCGGCCGCCTGGCGGCTGCTCGCCCACACCGATCAGCGGGGCGCGGCCGCCCGGCTCACCACCGCGCTCGGTCTCTGGCGCGGCGAGGCCTACTCCGGCGTGCCGGGCCCGTTCGCCGAAGCGGAACGCGTCCGGCTCACCGAACTCCAGCTCACCGCCACCGAACTGCGCGCCACGGCCCTGCTCGGCATCGGTGACCACCGCGAAGTGGTGGCCGAACTGACGGCGCTGGTGCAGCGGCACCCGTTACGCGAGTCGTTGCACGAAACGCTCATGCGCGCCCTGCACGCCAGCGGGCGGCAGATCGAAGCGCTCAGCGCGTATCGCGAGGCCAGGCGAATACTGCGGGACGAACTCGGCGTCGAACCCGGTGCCCCGCTGCGTGATCTGCACCAGCGCATCCTGGACGGCAGCGAAAAACCTGTCACCCGACCGAAACCGGTTCCGGTCCGCGTCGTGCCGCCGCCGGTCGCCAAGGCGATCGAACGTGGCGGCCAGGGCCGCCTGCCCGGCCGCGCCCGGCAGGTCGAGCGGCTGGACGGCTTCGTCACAGACGTGCTCGCCGGCCGCGGCCGCCCGGTCTGGCTCGAAGGCGAACCGGGCATCGGCAAATCGGAACTGCTGATCGCCGGGCTGGCGGGCGCCGCGGCGCGTGGCTGCCAGCTCGCCTGGACCGCGGCCGACGAGCTGCGGCAACGGTTCCCGCTGCAGGTGATCATGGAGTGCCTCGGGGTGCACCACGGCGCGGCCGATCCGGCCAAGGCCAAGCTGGCAGGCGAGCTGCACGCCGAACCCGCGCACGGGAACTGGGGCCCCGCCGACCCGATCTTGTCCACTGTGGATAAATTGCTGGCGCTGGTCGACGAGACCTGCGCGGCGGGCCCGCTGGTGCTGGTGATCGACGACCTCCACTGGGCGGACGAGGCGAGTGTGCTGCTGTGGCAGCGACTGGCCGCCGCCACCCGCCAGCTGCCGCTCCTGCTGGTCGCCGCCACGCGCACCGGGCACGGCCGCCGCGACCTCGCCCAGCTCCGTCGCGGGGTCGAGGCGAGGGACGGCGAGATCATGCCGGTCGAAGTACTGACCGACGACGACATCGCCGCTGTGTTCGAGGTGGTCCTCGAAGCCAAGCTCGGGCCGAGTCTGCGCCCGCTGGTCCGGCGCGCGGCCGGGAACCCGCTTTACGCCAGGGAGATCGCGCACGACCTGGTCCGCACCGGCTCTCTGCGGATCAAGGACGGCGTGGCCGAGGTGACGCTGGACGGCACCGAGAACGCGCCGCGGTCGCTGCTGGCGGCGGTGGCCAGGACGCTGGAATGCCTCGACCCCGGCACGACCGAGATCCTGCGGACGGCCTCACTGCTCGGCGCGGAGTTCGCCGTCGAGGACCTCGCCGCGCTGGCGGACAAGGGCCCGCTGGAGGTCCTGCGGGAGCTGGAGCCCGCCACCACCGCGGGGGTCATCGAGTACGCCGGCGACAAACTCGCCTTCCACCATCCGTTCCAGCGTCAGGCGCTCTACGGCGCCATCGCGGAACCGATCCGTGCCGCGTTGCACCGGCGCGCCGCCGAGTCGCTCGCGCGTGCGGGCGCGCCGATCAAACGGGTCGCCGAGCAGCTGGCGGCCGGGCCGGTGCCGTTCGATCCGTGGCTGGCGGGCTGGCTCACCGCCAACCACGTCGCGGTGTCCAACCGCGCGCCGCATATCGCGGCGGACCTGCTCCGCGGCGCGCTCGACAGCACGGTGCCCACCCGCGAGCAGCGGGAGACGCTGATCGCGGCGCTGGTGCGTGTGCTGTTCCGGCTCGAACTGGCGCCCGAGGCGGAAGCCGAGCAAGCGGTGAAGACCGTCACCGACAAGGCGGATCTGGCGCAGATGCGGCATTTCCTCGCCGCGCTGCGGTACCGGCGGGGCGACACGCCTGGTGCGATCGAGGCACTCGCCGACACCGCGGACGACCCGTCGATGCCGGAGCTGTGGCGCACCAGCACCCGGACACTGCTCGCCAACTTCCGGCGCGGCACGCTCGCCGATCTCGACGAGACCGAACGGATCGCGCGGGGGCTGCACGCCGAGGCGGCGGAGGCGGGCGAACGCTATCCCGCCGCGCACGCGCAGCAGACGTTGTGGCTCGTGCACTCGATCCGCCGCGAGCACGACCGGGCGCTGACCGCGATCGACGCGGCGCTCGAGACCACCGGCGACGAGGCCGACCTGGCGACCCTGCGGTTCGATCTGCTCGACAACCGCCTGTTCACCCTGCAGAACCTCGACCGGCTCGCCGAGGCCGACGCCACGCTGCACGCCGGGTACGAGACGGCCGCGCGGCACGGCCTGCCGACCGGTCCGCAGGTCTCGGCGGCCGTGCACTACTACTGGACCGGCCGCTGGGACGAGGCACTGGCCGAATTGGACTCGGTCACCGAGGACGGCCCGGCGATCACCTTCTACGGTGTCCGCGAGCCGGGCGCCGCCGCCCTGCTGTTGCACGGGGTCGCCGCCCTCATCGCGGGCCATCGCGACGAACGCGTCGCCGTCCGCGCCCATCTGGAAGCGGCCGAGGCGCACTCTCCGTCGAACTCGTCCGAGCGCGAAAGCTGCGACTTCTACCTGGCGGCACAGGCGATGGCCGCCGAGCAACGCGGCGAGCTCGACGACGCGCTGCGGCTGTTCGCGCCGGTGCTCCGCCCCGACTACGCCCGGATGATGCTGCGCCACCAATGGCTTCCCGACGTCGTCCGCGTCGCGCTCGCCGCCGGGAACGACGCCGTCGCGCAGGAAGCACTCGCCGTCTGCGCCGAGGAGGCGAGCCAGGAGACCGTTCCCGCCAGGGCCGCCGCGGCCGCTCTCCGGTGCCGGTCGATGATCGACGGCGACCCCGAAGGCATGCTGGCCGCGGCCGATCACTACCGCGAGGTCCGCCGCCCGATCGAACTCGCGGCCGCGCTCGAGGACGCCGCCGAGCTGCTCGGCCGCGCCGGTTACCTTGAAGCGGCGACCCGTTCGCTCACCGAAGCGTGCGAGGTCCTCGGCAACGTCGGAGCCACCTGGAGCATCCGCCGGGCGGAAAGCAGGCTGCGCCGCTTCGGCGTGCTGAGCCGTGCCGAGCGAAGTCCCCGGCACAGCGGGGCGCTGTCGCCGCTGGAACTACGGGTCGCGCGGCTGGTGGCGGCGAAGCTGTCGAACCCGGAGATCGCCGCCGAGCTGAGCCTGCCGAGGCGGACGGTGCAGTCGCTGGTGTCCAGGGTCCTGACCAAACTGCACGCCGATTCCCGGCTGACCGTCGGCGACCAGCTGCCGAGACGACTCGCGTGA
- a CDS encoding BTAD domain-containing putative transcriptional regulator — protein sequence MDEVSSLTVRLLGGSPARHGEGEIALGPAQRQAVFATLALRAGQFVSRKEIIDAVWGERPPDSATGIVYTYVSALRRALEPAGEPLVASRAGYSLDLPKQQVDVHVFEAELERARAHRLAGSHERELESLRSALGQWRGSALDGIPGPFAETQRARLNELRMSALERQAEVALRLGGYRELVGELAVLVERHPLREGLHRMLITALFRSGRQAEALAAFDRARETIIEQSGLEPGPELLALRQRVLDDDPALHQQDRPARHRQAHAVPERPSTFVGREFELRRVRRHLAALLDEGRGGTIWLDGEAGGGKSAFLAEALADARSRTRWVEADELTGAVPLSLIADSLGGEALEDLGKTVTELCEDGPWVLVFEDLHWADEESLLAWQRLHRFTAHLPLLLIGSARPLPRLRTLEVLRSRLDGDVISLPPFDGPAVAALAEETLARDPGEDFLGFAAGYSAGNVGYLCELFAEFADGREPDVTPHSRLAAVVEDHLAALSLLCKRTLNSAALLGSSFTVADLTGVTGRELRALIGAVEEALAARVLETEGERLRFRVPLVREVFAANTPPAIRAVLHQEIAATMAGSGAPADRVAEQLLQVGDELTARWIPQWLLDNVRALPTGPAAELLHLLSHQRNLTEDQHRSLAGELAALLLPETGATPSWSAQPWCAPLHTLARVRNRTVPRTS from the coding sequence ATGGACGAGGTTTCCTCGCTGACGGTGCGGCTGCTGGGCGGTTCCCCCGCCCGCCACGGCGAAGGCGAGATCGCGCTGGGTCCCGCCCAGCGTCAGGCGGTGTTCGCCACGCTCGCCCTGCGTGCCGGCCAGTTCGTCTCCCGCAAGGAGATCATCGACGCCGTCTGGGGCGAGCGGCCCCCGGACAGCGCCACCGGCATCGTGTACACCTACGTCTCCGCGCTGCGCCGCGCGCTGGAGCCGGCGGGCGAACCGCTCGTCGCCAGCCGTGCCGGCTACAGCCTCGACCTGCCGAAGCAGCAGGTCGACGTCCATGTCTTCGAAGCGGAGCTGGAGCGGGCCCGCGCGCACCGGCTCGCCGGCTCGCACGAACGGGAGCTGGAATCGCTTCGCTCCGCGCTCGGGCAATGGCGGGGTTCCGCGCTCGACGGGATCCCAGGGCCGTTCGCCGAGACCCAGCGCGCCCGGCTGAACGAGCTGCGGATGAGCGCGCTCGAACGCCAGGCCGAGGTCGCGCTGCGCCTTGGCGGCTACCGCGAGCTCGTGGGCGAGCTCGCGGTGCTGGTCGAGCGCCATCCGTTGCGCGAAGGCCTGCACCGGATGCTGATCACCGCGTTGTTCCGGTCCGGCAGGCAGGCGGAGGCGCTGGCCGCGTTCGACCGCGCCCGCGAGACGATCATCGAGCAGTCCGGTCTCGAACCCGGGCCGGAACTGCTCGCCCTGCGGCAGCGGGTCCTGGACGACGATCCGGCACTGCACCAGCAGGACCGGCCGGCACGGCATCGGCAGGCCCATGCCGTGCCCGAACGACCGTCCACCTTCGTCGGCCGGGAGTTCGAACTCCGCCGGGTGCGCCGTCACCTGGCCGCGCTGCTGGACGAAGGCCGCGGCGGGACGATCTGGCTGGACGGCGAGGCGGGCGGCGGCAAGAGCGCGTTCCTGGCGGAGGCCCTCGCCGACGCGAGGAGCCGCACGCGCTGGGTCGAAGCCGACGAGCTGACCGGCGCGGTCCCGCTGAGCCTCATCGCCGACAGCCTCGGCGGCGAAGCACTCGAAGATCTCGGCAAAACGGTCACCGAACTGTGCGAAGACGGGCCGTGGGTGCTCGTCTTCGAAGACCTGCACTGGGCCGACGAGGAAAGCCTGCTCGCCTGGCAGCGGCTGCACCGGTTCACCGCGCACCTGCCACTGCTGCTGATCGGCTCGGCGCGGCCTCTCCCCCGGCTCCGCACCCTCGAAGTCCTCCGCTCGCGGCTCGACGGGGACGTCATCTCGCTGCCGCCGTTCGACGGCCCGGCCGTCGCCGCGCTCGCCGAGGAAACCTTGGCCAGGGACCCGGGCGAGGACTTCCTCGGGTTCGCCGCCGGATACAGCGCCGGGAACGTCGGCTACCTGTGCGAGCTGTTCGCCGAATTCGCCGACGGGCGCGAGCCCGACGTCACGCCGCACAGCAGGCTCGCCGCCGTGGTCGAAGATCATCTCGCCGCGCTTTCCTTGCTGTGCAAGCGAACGCTGAACTCGGCGGCACTGCTCGGCTCGTCGTTCACGGTCGCCGACTTGACGGGTGTCACCGGCCGCGAGCTGCGGGCGCTCATCGGAGCGGTCGAAGAGGCGCTCGCCGCGCGCGTGCTGGAAACCGAGGGAGAACGGCTGCGGTTCCGTGTCCCGCTGGTGCGGGAGGTGTTCGCCGCGAACACCCCGCCCGCCATCCGCGCCGTGCTGCACCAGGAGATCGCCGCGACCATGGCGGGCTCCGGCGCGCCCGCGGACCGCGTCGCCGAGCAGCTGCTCCAGGTCGGCGACGAGCTGACGGCCCGTTGGATCCCGCAGTGGCTGCTCGACAACGTCCGCGCGCTGCCAACCGGACCGGCGGCCGAACTGCTCCATTTGCTTTCCCACCAACGAAATCTGACCGAGGATCAGCACCGGAGCCTGGCGGGCGAGCTCGCCGCGCTCCTTTTGCCCGAAACGGGGGCCACGCCCTCCTGGTCCGCGCAGCCCTGGTGCGCGCCGCTGCACACACTCGCCCGGGTGCGCAACCGAACCGTACCGAGGACGTCCTAA
- a CDS encoding response regulator transcription factor — MDTETRQITVAVHAPDPITTAGLASQLGTQQGIDIRDWERRAETDVLVFAAECLTPEIVLWLRRLAAEDGKPVVLVVSQISEAELVPAIECRVVAVLPRSATTGERLAHAVRAAATGGGVLPPSLLGELLKHVERLQREVLDPMGVNTAGLTTREIDVLRLMAEGKDTVEIAGELSYSERSVKHIIQGITGRLKLRNRPHAVAYAVRAGVI; from the coding sequence GTGGACACGGAAACCCGACAGATCACCGTGGCGGTGCACGCGCCCGACCCGATCACCACTGCCGGCCTGGCCAGCCAGCTGGGCACGCAGCAGGGGATCGACATCAGGGACTGGGAGCGGCGCGCCGAGACCGACGTACTGGTGTTCGCCGCCGAATGCCTGACGCCGGAGATCGTGCTCTGGCTGCGGCGGCTCGCCGCCGAGGACGGCAAGCCCGTGGTGCTCGTGGTGAGCCAGATCAGCGAGGCGGAACTCGTGCCAGCCATCGAATGCCGGGTGGTGGCCGTCCTGCCGCGCTCGGCCACGACCGGCGAACGGCTGGCGCACGCCGTCCGCGCGGCGGCCACCGGCGGCGGGGTGCTCCCGCCGAGCCTGCTCGGCGAACTGCTCAAGCACGTCGAGCGGCTGCAACGCGAGGTGCTCGACCCGATGGGCGTCAACACCGCCGGGCTCACCACCCGGGAGATCGACGTCCTGCGGCTGATGGCCGAGGGCAAGGACACCGTCGAGATCGCCGGCGAGCTCAGCTACTCGGAACGCAGCGTGAAGCACATCATCCAGGGCATCACCGGACGGCTGAAGCTGCGCAACCGGCCGCACGCCGTCGCGTACGCGGTGCGGGCCGGGGTGATCTGA
- a CDS encoding EF-hand domain-containing protein, with protein sequence MASDLQRRKISGVFAAMDADGDGFLQEQDFQALAERWARLRGPGDERRLTGIMLSWWTTLLAASDLNRDDKVTLDEVLLVVDKLPDMPEAVTATADAMFEAIDENGDGLISAAEYRQLIEVWNGRPADTDATFPLLDSDGDGMLSRDEFAALWLEFWAGDDAEAPGTLVFGPLAA encoded by the coding sequence ATGGCTAGCGACTTGCAACGGCGCAAGATCTCGGGCGTCTTCGCCGCGATGGATGCCGACGGCGACGGTTTCCTTCAGGAGCAAGACTTCCAGGCGTTGGCCGAGCGCTGGGCGCGGCTGCGCGGCCCGGGTGACGAGCGGCGCCTGACCGGCATCATGCTGAGCTGGTGGACGACGTTGCTGGCGGCCTCGGATCTGAACCGCGACGACAAGGTGACCCTGGACGAGGTCCTGCTGGTGGTGGACAAGCTTCCGGACATGCCCGAGGCCGTGACCGCGACCGCCGACGCGATGTTCGAAGCGATCGACGAGAACGGGGACGGCCTGATCTCCGCGGCGGAGTACCGCCAGTTGATCGAGGTCTGGAACGGCCGCCCCGCCGACACCGACGCCACCTTCCCGCTGCTGGATTCCGATGGCGACGGAATGCTGTCCCGGGACGAGTTCGCCGCGCTGTGGCTGGAGTTCTGGGCAGGTGACGACGCCGAGGCGCCGGGCACCCTGGTCTTCGGACCACTCGCGGCCTGA
- a CDS encoding helix-turn-helix transcriptional regulator: MPQRPVGSGGIAGMIQLHQAAPLIERQHAIIELLRVRAPRRVTGARLAEGTGVSLRTVERDIARLREAGVPITIHRGPRGGYGIDARPVLPPISLTPGEASALIASLVAVGPYTSAVAQSALGKILQALTGNDLR, from the coding sequence ATGCCCCAGCGGCCGGTCGGTTCCGGGGGAATCGCGGGAATGATCCAGCTGCACCAGGCAGCGCCCCTGATCGAGCGACAGCACGCGATCATCGAGCTCCTGCGGGTGCGGGCGCCGCGCCGGGTGACGGGCGCGAGGCTCGCGGAGGGCACCGGGGTGAGCCTGCGGACCGTGGAACGCGACATCGCCCGTCTGCGCGAAGCGGGCGTTCCCATCACCATTCACCGCGGGCCGCGCGGCGGCTACGGCATCGACGCACGACCCGTGCTGCCGCCGATCTCTCTGACGCCGGGCGAAGCCTCGGCGCTCATAGCCTCCTTGGTCGCCGTCGGTCCGTACACCTCGGCGGTGGCGCAGTCCGCGCTGGGCAAGATCCTCCAAGCGCTCACCGGAAATGACCTCCGGTAA